In Marinobacter antarcticus, one genomic interval encodes:
- a CDS encoding PA4780 family RIO1-like protein kinase, whose amino-acid sequence MKVPKRLQPLVDDGLVDEVLFQLMSGKEAQVYVVRCGEHVRCAKVFKEAQKRSFKQAVEYQEGRKVRNTRRARAMSKKTRYGQKEQEDAWLNAEVDALYRLAEAGVRVPAPMGFVDGVLLMELIADADGKAAPRLDDITLTEEQARDYHGRVIAEIVRMLSAGLIHGDLSEFNVLVENSGPVIIDLPQAVNAAGNNNAERMLERDVDNMRRYFGKYAPDLLVTDYGKEIWALYESGDLHPDSKLTGCFEHDTASADVDELMAVIDAAKEEERDRQERMQDNDDED is encoded by the coding sequence ATGAAAGTACCCAAGAGATTACAGCCCCTTGTCGACGACGGCCTGGTGGACGAAGTGCTTTTCCAGCTTATGAGCGGTAAAGAGGCACAGGTTTACGTAGTGCGGTGTGGTGAACATGTGCGCTGCGCGAAGGTGTTCAAGGAAGCGCAAAAGCGGAGCTTCAAGCAGGCCGTTGAGTATCAGGAAGGCAGAAAGGTACGCAACACTCGCCGGGCCCGGGCCATGAGCAAAAAAACCCGCTACGGTCAGAAAGAGCAGGAAGACGCCTGGCTTAATGCCGAAGTGGACGCCCTGTACCGTCTGGCTGAAGCTGGAGTGCGTGTACCCGCACCCATGGGCTTTGTGGATGGTGTACTGCTGATGGAGTTGATTGCGGATGCCGATGGCAAAGCCGCTCCACGGCTGGATGACATCACCCTCACTGAAGAGCAAGCGCGGGATTACCACGGCCGGGTTATCGCAGAGATCGTACGGATGCTGAGTGCCGGGCTGATCCATGGCGACCTGTCAGAATTCAACGTCCTGGTAGAAAACAGCGGCCCCGTCATCATCGACCTGCCCCAGGCTGTCAACGCGGCCGGCAACAATAACGCAGAGCGCATGCTTGAAAGGGATGTGGACAACATGCGCCGCTATTTTGGCAAGTACGCACCTGATCTACTTGTTACCGATTATGGCAAGGAGATCTGGGCACTGTACGAAAGCGGTGACCTGCACCCCGACAGCAAGCTGACTGGATGCTTTGAGCACGATACCGCCAGCGCAGATGTGGATGAGCTTATGGCGGTGATTGACGCGGCCAAAGAGGAAGAAAGGGATCGACAGGAGCGAATGCAGGACAACGACGATGAAGACTAG
- the efpL gene encoding elongation factor P-like protein EfpL encodes MPRASEIKKNSAVEYEGRVYFVRDIERSVPQGRAGGSLYRMRMYDVVTGNKIDETFKDSDMLNLADLVRRPATFSYSDGNEYVFMDSEDFTQYSLSGEVIADELLFISEDTQGVIVILVSEAPVALTLPPTVELDVEETDPSVKGGSATARTKPAKLTTGLVIQVPEHISTGDRIKINVEERKFLSRA; translated from the coding sequence ATGCCTAGAGCAAGTGAAATCAAGAAGAATTCAGCGGTTGAATACGAAGGCCGGGTTTATTTTGTGAGGGATATCGAGCGCTCTGTTCCCCAGGGCCGGGCAGGCGGCAGTCTCTACCGCATGCGCATGTACGATGTGGTAACGGGTAACAAGATTGATGAGACGTTTAAAGATTCCGATATGCTGAATCTTGCCGATCTCGTACGCAGACCCGCTACCTTCTCCTATTCCGATGGCAATGAGTATGTCTTCATGGATAGCGAAGACTTCACGCAATACAGCCTGAGCGGGGAAGTCATTGCAGATGAACTGCTGTTTATCAGTGAGGACACCCAGGGCGTGATCGTGATTCTGGTCAGCGAAGCGCCTGTTGCCCTGACGCTGCCGCCAACCGTGGAACTTGATGTTGAGGAAACGGATCCGTCAGTAAAGGGTGGGTCAGCCACCGCTCGTACCAAGCCGGCAAAACTGACAACCGGGCTGGTGATTCAGGTTCCTGAGCACATTTCTACCGGCGATCGCATCAAAATCAACGTGGAAGAACGCAAGTTCCTGAGCCGCGCCTGA
- a CDS encoding YbfB/YjiJ family MFS transporter → MKTIETIRVLAASVIAVVVTVGIARFSYTPMIPEMVEALGLSQSVVGMLATVNYAGYLTGALLITRISDLDLKVKLYQLGLVVAVVSTVLMGFTSNVWLWFALRFVSGLGTSAGMLLGAGLLMSWLIKNNEKSELGVFFSGIGLGIVLTAVLAQLIKGPFSWDQQWVIYGLVGLALLVPAWRWMPDYRACALPRTGGKAGSDERSRFIVILQLAYFCAGVGYVVTATFLVAIAESIPGLSGHGWLIWLVAGLSATPACWLWDVFTRRWGQWTALYLAYTLNAVSILMLIVDTSMVSVMLSAVVYGASFIGIVSMMLAMVGRVFPENPSRPMSRLTFSYGIAQMLAPAVVGYLADVEGNYTNGLWLTLLVMAIGVGVLHLARRAKGREAEPALSG, encoded by the coding sequence GTGAAAACAATAGAAACAATAAGGGTGCTGGCGGCCAGCGTGATCGCGGTGGTGGTCACTGTCGGTATTGCCCGGTTCTCGTATACGCCGATGATCCCCGAGATGGTGGAAGCGCTCGGGCTGAGCCAGTCTGTGGTTGGCATGCTCGCGACGGTAAACTATGCCGGCTACCTTACCGGTGCGCTTCTGATCACCCGGATCAGTGATCTTGACCTCAAGGTAAAGCTGTATCAGCTGGGGCTTGTTGTCGCGGTTGTCTCCACTGTTCTTATGGGGTTCACCTCCAACGTATGGTTGTGGTTTGCGCTGCGCTTTGTATCCGGCCTGGGCACTTCAGCCGGAATGTTGCTCGGTGCCGGCCTGCTGATGAGCTGGCTGATCAAGAACAACGAAAAATCCGAGCTTGGTGTGTTCTTTTCGGGCATCGGGCTCGGGATTGTTCTGACGGCGGTTCTGGCACAGCTGATTAAAGGTCCGTTCAGCTGGGACCAGCAGTGGGTGATATACGGTCTGGTCGGGCTAGCGCTGCTGGTTCCTGCCTGGCGCTGGATGCCGGACTATCGTGCGTGTGCGCTGCCGCGAACCGGAGGCAAGGCAGGTAGTGATGAGCGGAGCCGGTTTATCGTGATTCTGCAGCTGGCCTATTTTTGCGCCGGTGTCGGATATGTGGTCACGGCGACGTTCCTGGTAGCGATTGCCGAATCCATTCCAGGACTAAGCGGCCATGGCTGGCTTATCTGGCTGGTCGCCGGCCTGTCGGCGACACCTGCCTGCTGGCTCTGGGACGTGTTTACGCGCCGTTGGGGACAGTGGACGGCCCTCTATCTGGCGTACACGCTCAATGCTGTCAGCATTCTGATGCTGATTGTCGACACGAGTATGGTCAGCGTCATGCTCAGCGCTGTTGTCTATGGTGCCAGCTTCATCGGCATTGTCAGCATGATGCTGGCGATGGTCGGACGTGTGTTCCCGGAAAACCCTTCCCGGCCCATGAGCCGACTCACCTTCAGCTATGGTATTGCCCAGATGCTGGCGCCCGCAGTTGTCGGCTATCTGGCCGATGTCGAGGGTAACTATACCAACGGCCTATGGCTTACCCTGCTGGTGATGGCGATTGGTGTGGGGGTGCTTCACCTGGCGCGCCGCGCCAAGGGCAGAGAAGCGGAGCCAGCCCTCTCAGGTTGA
- a CDS encoding alkyl sulfatase dimerization domain-containing protein: MVKQRDTYKFIHDQSVRLMNRGFTPNEIAENVKLPAALNEDFHNQGYYGTVSHNAKAAYQNYMGWFTANPAKLNPLPEAEVAKRYVEMMGGADSILEKASSSFDAAADMGTYEGRKTYRSR, from the coding sequence TTGGTCAAACAACGGGATACCTATAAATTCATTCATGACCAAAGCGTTCGCCTTATGAACCGGGGGTTCACTCCAAATGAAATCGCCGAAAACGTGAAGCTCCCGGCCGCTCTGAATGAAGATTTTCACAACCAGGGTTACTACGGAACTGTCTCCCACAATGCCAAGGCGGCGTACCAGAACTATATGGGATGGTTTACCGCCAACCCTGCAAAACTCAACCCTTTGCCGGAGGCCGAAGTGGCTAAGCGTTACGTTGAAATGATGGGCGGCGCCGACAGCATCCTGGAGAAGGCCAGCAGCAGCTTTGACGCCGCAGCTGACATGGGCACGTATGAGGGCAGGAAAACTTACCGATCTCGATGA
- a CDS encoding Lrp/AsnC ligand binding domain-containing protein, with protein MNELDRIDHSIIRELQKNARITITELASRVGLSKTPCQVRMRRLEEQGVITGYTVLVNQTKLGQSHIAFTQITLNDTSSDALEAFNQAVKEISAIEQCHMIAASFDYLMKVRTRNMAEYRQVLGEQISALPHVLQTSTFVVMENVKDTGL; from the coding sequence ATGAACGAACTCGACCGAATCGATCACTCCATTATTCGGGAATTGCAAAAGAATGCGCGGATTACGATCACCGAACTTGCTTCCCGCGTTGGCCTGTCAAAAACCCCGTGTCAGGTGCGCATGCGGCGGCTTGAGGAACAGGGCGTTATCACCGGCTACACGGTTCTGGTTAATCAGACCAAACTGGGGCAAAGCCACATCGCCTTCACCCAGATCACCCTGAACGATACCAGCAGCGATGCGTTGGAGGCCTTCAATCAAGCCGTCAAGGAGATTTCTGCTATTGAGCAGTGCCACATGATTGCCGCCAGTTTTGATTACCTGATGAAAGTGCGGACACGCAACATGGCAGAGTACCGACAGGTCTTGGGGGAGCAGATTTCTGCCCTGCCCCATGTGCTGCAAACAAGTACTTTTGTGGTAATGGAAAACGTAAAAGATACAGGACTCTGA